The window CGGCGGCCTGGTCCCGGTCGCGGTCACCGGGCACTCCGCGAGCGGCGGCTCGCACGACGTCGCCACCAACAGCCTCCTGTTCCACCTCGTCGCCGCGTCCCTCTGGGTCGGCGGCCTGATCGCGGTGCTGGCGCTGGGCTACCGGCGCGGGAACCACCTGAGCCTGGCGGCGCAGCGGTTCTCGCGGCTCGCGCTGGTGTGCTGGATCGTGATGGCGATCTCCGGCGTGATCAACGCGCTGGTGCGGATCGAGCTGAACGACCTCTTCACCACCGACTACGGCCTCCTGGTCGTCGCCAAGACGGTCGCCCTGCTGCTGCTCGGCGTCTTCGGCCACCAGCAGCGGCAAAAGGGCGTCAAGGACCTCGTCGACGGCAGGGGCGGCGCGCAGCTGCTGCGCCTGGCGGCGGTCGAGATCCTGATCATGTTCGTCACGATCGGGATCGCGTCCGGACTGGCCAGGACGCCGCCACCGGCGGACGCGATCACCCAGCCGTCCACCACCGAGCTGCTCATCGGCTACAACCTCGACGGCGCGCCGACGGTGTGGCGGCTGCTCTTCGACACCCGCTTCGACCTCGTGTACGGGACGCTCGCGCTCGTCCTCGGCGGCCTGTACCTCGCCGGCGTGCAGCGGCTGCTGCGCCGCGGCGACACCTGGCCGGCCGGCCGCACGGCCGCCTGGATCGTCGGCTGCGTCGTGCTGCTGATCGCGACGTCGTCGGGGATCGGCCGCTACTCGCCGGCGATGTTCAGCGTGCACATGGGCAGCCACATGCTGCTGTCGATGGTGGCGCCGGTGCTGTTCGTGCTCGGCGGACCGGTGACGCTCGCGCTGCGCGCCCTGCCGGCCGCCGGCCAGGACACCCCACCGGGGCCGCGCGAGTGGATCGTCGCGGCGGTGCACTCGCCGGTGTCGCGGTTCCTGACCCATCCGGTGGTCGCGCTGCTGCTGTTCGTCGGCTCGTTCTACGCGCTGTACTTCTCCGGCCTGTTCGACAACGCGCTGAACTACCACTGGGCGCACCTGGCGATGAACGCGCACTTCCTGCTCGCCGGGTACGTCTTCTACTGGCCGGTGATCGGCGTCGACCCGGCGCCGCGGCGGATCCCGTACCTCGGCCGGCTCGGCATGATGTTCGCCGCCATGCCGTTCCACGCCTTCTTCGGCGTGATCCTGATGAGCAAGCAGACCGTGATCGGGCAGGCGTTCTACAGC of the Amycolatopsis sp. NBC_01488 genome contains:
- a CDS encoding cytochrome c oxidase assembly protein codes for the protein MSATKSDVPTQRRASVLPLLAVGVLLAAVVAIGLIALTGGAGYVIAGLPDPGLVTKYGITVMRVLSEAASVICVGSLLLAAFLVPPQKSGTLGPEGYGALRAAGIAAWVWFAAALLSVAFTAADTAGKPFGDVLDPQTLLDLVGAIEQPKAWLWTALIAVLVALGCRLALSWGWTAVLFFLAVGGLVPVAVTGHSASGGSHDVATNSLLFHLVAASLWVGGLIAVLALGYRRGNHLSLAAQRFSRLALVCWIVMAISGVINALVRIELNDLFTTDYGLLVVAKTVALLLLGVFGHQQRQKGVKDLVDGRGGAQLLRLAAVEILIMFVTIGIASGLARTPPPADAITQPSTTELLIGYNLDGAPTVWRLLFDTRFDLVYGTLALVLGGLYLAGVQRLLRRGDTWPAGRTAAWIVGCVVLLIATSSGIGRYSPAMFSVHMGSHMLLSMVAPVLFVLGGPVTLALRALPAAGQDTPPGPREWIVAAVHSPVSRFLTHPVVALLLFVGSFYALYFSGLFDNALNYHWAHLAMNAHFLLAGYVFYWPVIGVDPAPRRIPYLGRLGMMFAAMPFHAFFGVILMSKQTVIGQAFYSQLHLPWVADLLTDQRLGGGIAWASGELPVLLVLIALLVQWSRQDEREAKRRDRREAATGDEELNAYNAMLKNLAEGKRPSGSS